In the genome of Dermatobacter hominis, the window CGCTGGCGGCGCTCCGGACGACCCTTCGCCGCGTCCTCCCCGGTGCCGAGGAGTGCATCAAGTACGGCATGCCCGCGTTCGCGCTCGACGGGCAGGGCGTCGCCGGCTTCGCCTCGGCCAAGCACCACTGCGGCTACTTCCCCTTCTCGAGCACCGTGCTCACCACGGCGGGCGACGCGGTCGACGGCTACCGGACCTCGAAGGGCGGACTGCAGTTCCCCGTCGACCGGCCGCTGCCCGTCGGCCTCGTGCGCACGCTCGTGAAGCTCCGGATCGCCGAGCTCGGCGCCGTCACCGACGGCGTGCGCCGCGAGTACTTCGCCGACGGGCAGCTCAAGGCCGAGGGGCCGATGAGGTCCGGCGAGCCCCACGGGACGTGGCGCTGGTACCGCAAGGACGGGACGGTGCTGCGGACCGGGCAGTTCCGCGACGGCGAACAGGTCGATGGGCGCGCCGCCGCGCGGGGTGGTGCCGATCGGCACCGCCGGGCGTGACCGAGCGGCGCCGTCGGTGCGAGATCAGTCCCGCTCGGCGCGGAACTCGTCGAACGACATCACGGTCGCCGGATCGGGCGCGGTGACGTCGATCGGCTCCCCGTAGCGGTCGAACACGACGTCGTAGCCGATCGACTCGCCGATCATGGACACGTCGAACCCCGCCGCGGCGGCGACGATGTCGAGCTCGTAGCGCTGGTGCACCAGCAGCCCGGTGTCGTCGACCCAGTAGTGCAGCGTCGTCGTCGGACCGAACGCCCGGGTCGCGTCGGCCGCCGCCGTGCCGCTCAGCACGCCGGCACCGGCGACGCGGTCGAACAGCTCGGCCAGCTCCGCGTCCACCTCGTACTCCGTGGCGGGCCGGCCGTCCACGGTGCCGGCGCCCACCTCTCGCGCCCCGTCCAGGAAGGACAGGTCCTGGAGCGGGCCGAACGGGTCCTGCTGCTCCACGAGCGCCTGGAGGTCCATGCCGGTCATGGCCTCGAACTGATCGCTGTCGAGCGACACCCACGCCGTGCCGGCCGGAAGTCCGGGGAACGCGTAGTACATCGTCCCGTCGACGATCCGGAACGGCACCTGGCCCGCTCCCGGCACCTCGGTGACCCCGGTCTGCACGCGGCCGTCGGAGGTCCCGGACGACTCGGTGACGATCGAGCCGACGGGGTCGGGCATCTCCATCGTCAGCGTCGTCCGCACGGTGGGCTGCGAGCGCGACCGCTCGAGCGCGGCCCGGAGCGCGGCGGCGGCCCCGGGGCTGGCGGGTGCCGGCGGCGCCGTGGTCGTCGACGTCGTCGCGGGGGCGATGCGGTCCGCTCCCCCAGGGACGGCGGCCCTCGGCCCGCTGGTGAGCTCGACGCCGTCGGGCGTCCCGTCGCCGCAGCCCGCCACGGCCAGCACGGCCGCGGCGACCGCCAGCGCGGCGACGGCACCGCGGCGCGACCGACCCACGGCCTTCCTCGTCCTCATGCCGATCGTGTTCGGTGCGCGATCAGAGGATCTTGAGCTCGGCGTTGAAGCGCCGGGTCGGCGCCAGCTCGACGTCGACCCGCTCGGCGATCGCCGCGAACTCCTTCGCGGCCTCCGAGTCGGGCTCGGCGACCGTGATCGGCGTACCGGTGTCGCCGCCCTCGCGGAGGGCGGGGACCAGCGGGATCTGTCCGAGCAGCGGCACCTGGACCTTGTCGGCCAACGCCTGGCCGCCGCCGCTGCCGAAGATCTCGTATCGCTTCCCGTCGTCGCCGGTGAACCACGACATGTTCTCGATCACGCCCTTGAGGTCGAGGCGGACCTTCTCGGCCATGAAGGCGGCGCGCTGCGCCACCGTCTGCGCCGCCGGCTGCGGCGTGGTCACCACGTACAGCTCGGCGCGCGGCAGGTACTGCGACAGCGAGATCGACACGTCGCCCGTGCCCGGCGGGAGGTCGACGACCAGGTAGTCGGGCTCGTCCCAGTACACGTCGGTGAGGAACTGCTCGAGCGCCTTGTGGAGCATGGGGCCCCGCCAGATGACCGGCTGGTCCTCCTCGACGAAGAAGCCCATCGAGATCAGCCGGACGCCGTGGGCCTCGGGCGGGATGATCATCTGGTCGATCAGCACCGGGGGGCGCTCGATGCCGAGCATCCGCGGGACAGAGAAGCCCCAGACGTCGGCGTCGACGATGGCGACCGACTTCCCCCGTGCCGCCAGCGAGATCGCGAGGTTGGTGGTCACCGACGACTTGCCGACGCCACCCTTGCCCGACGCCACGAGGAGGACGCGCGTCTTCGACGACGGGTCGGCGAACGGGATGGCGCGCCCCTCCGAGTGGCCGTGGGTCGGCTGCGAACCCGCGGTCGACGCCGGGTCGCCGTGCAGCTTCTGGCGGAGGACGGCCCGCTCCTCGTCGGTCATCGAGGTGAACTCGAGGGCGACGCGGTCGACGCCGTCGAGCGCGGTGACGGCCTCGGTGGCGCGCCGCTCGATCTCGTTCTTGAGGGGGCAGCCGGGCGTGGTGAGGGCGATGGTCAGGGCCACCGTCCCGCCGTCGACCTGCACGCCGCGCACCATGTCCAGGTCGACGATCGAGCGGTGCAGCTCGGGGTCCTGGACGGGGCGCAGCGCATCGATGACGGCGTCAGAGGTGGGGGCCATGCGCTGAGCTTCCCTGCACGACGCCGCCGACGGCAAGCCGCCCCGGCGTGCCATCCGGCGCCTCCTCGCCCCCGCCGGTGCGCCTCAGGTGCCGAGCGCGCGCTCGAGCGCCGTGCCGGCCGAGACCAGCAGGTCCTCCCGGTCGGGCGGGGCGACGAGCTGCAGGCCGACCGGCAGCCCGTCCACCGTCCCGCACGGGACCGACAGCGCCGGGAAGCCGACGAAGCTCCACGGGATCGCGTTGCGCGACAGGACCATCAGGAACCGGGCGAAGTCGTCGGCCGGGGGCGCGACGACCGGCGACGTCGGCATGGCCAGGACGTCGTGGTCCCGGAACTGGTCGAGCAGCCGCTCGGCCAGCTCGGCCCGCACGCGCTGGGCGTCGAGGTAGTCGATCCCGG includes:
- a CDS encoding DUF1801 domain-containing protein, which encodes MADASAGSALVDEYLAGVPEPQRSTLAALRTTLRRVLPGAEECIKYGMPAFALDGQGVAGFASAKHHCGYFPFSSTVLTTAGDAVDGYRTSKGGLQFPVDRPLPVGLVRTLVKLRIAELGAVTDGVRREYFADGQLKAEGPMRSGEPHGTWRWYRKDGTVLRTGQFRDGEQVDGRAAARGGADRHRRA
- a CDS encoding Mrp/NBP35 family ATP-binding protein, producing the protein MAPTSDAVIDALRPVQDPELHRSIVDLDMVRGVQVDGGTVALTIALTTPGCPLKNEIERRATEAVTALDGVDRVALEFTSMTDEERAVLRQKLHGDPASTAGSQPTHGHSEGRAIPFADPSSKTRVLLVASGKGGVGKSSVTTNLAISLAARGKSVAIVDADVWGFSVPRMLGIERPPVLIDQMIIPPEAHGVRLISMGFFVEEDQPVIWRGPMLHKALEQFLTDVYWDEPDYLVVDLPPGTGDVSISLSQYLPRAELYVVTTPQPAAQTVAQRAAFMAEKVRLDLKGVIENMSWFTGDDGKRYEIFGSGGGQALADKVQVPLLGQIPLVPALREGGDTGTPITVAEPDSEAAKEFAAIAERVDVELAPTRRFNAELKIL